The following proteins are co-located in the Spea bombifrons isolate aSpeBom1 chromosome 3, aSpeBom1.2.pri, whole genome shotgun sequence genome:
- the LOC128482685 gene encoding phosphofurin acidic cluster sorting protein 2-like isoform X3 produces MMVDRGGGVLVGMTHPVNSLNLSGNGGSTLSALRGGNDAGVAGAVADTGGPSSLPVPMNLFATWEVDRCSPSCVPRLCSLTLKKLLVLKELDRDLSSVVIAVKLQGSKRVLRSNEYVLPPCGVMETELELSFSLQYPHFLKRDANKLQIMLQRRKRYKNRTILGYKSLAIGVINMAEVMQHPTEGMRVLDLHSSRKEPTVRVAEISILSLSSQPIDHEEVNVPARPKIKGLDMDRYWEEEEYEDSYSSEPEGSDECQGQDVDDEEDEIRKPKKLGRKLMRSTSLNRQPNFKQKFVSLLKRFKVNDDPLDTEHTCREPDEEEELGLLYDSLDECNNSESGFDIEDNDSVMSTPKPTLRRYFEGISNSGSQTEIGSINSQKGTDKTFSADADGLRVPGTSRSEDVDTRPAMEGSDSAPGGVLATDLTTWDGAERVPHLGMLGRAESQIIMSPRQENKLTRGPRSISMKDRQSSRAQSDRGSSLEGESSPDSRLCSQVPRKSVFDELNEILGSEQHLPDSIVLLSTSEWQGQYLNEQLKGKLMTVSTCSSADVQAAFSGIITRIQRYCNCNSLMPPPVRVLIAGDQSYLSVILRFFVEQLAGKTPDWLSYLRFLILPLGPHPVAKYLASIDSKYSSLFMDLAWRDVFCQAEPPASDRLDVAGRVSQYLTGASVTHQLSISEAMLTYRQRSAEEDSCQKFIPFIGVVKVGIVEQPLAASGPWPQVPR; encoded by the exons ATGATGGTGGACAGAGGCGGAGGAGTTCTTGTCGGCATGACTCACCCCGTCAATTCGCTGAATCTGTCCGGCAATGGAGGGAGCACCTTGTCGGCACTCAGAGGAGGGAATGATGCTGGCGTGGCTGGCGCCGTGGCAGACACTGGAGGACCCAGCTCACTTCCTGTTCCTATGAACCTCTTTGCAACCTGGGAGGTGGACAGATGTTCCCCAAGTTGTGTTCCCAG ACTCTGCAGTCTGACCCTGAAGAAGCTCCTGGTTCTCAAAGAACTGGATCGTGACCTCAGCTCTGTCGTCATCGCTGTGAAATTACAG GGATCCAAGCGAGTCCTGCGCTCCAACGAGTATGTGCTGCCCCCTTGTGGTGTGATGGAGACAGAGCTGGAGCTGAGCTTCTCCCTGCAG TACCCGCACTTCTTAAAGCGAGATGCCAACAAGCTGCAGATCATGTTACAGAGGAGGAAGCGATACAAGAACCGCACCATCCTGGGGTACAAGTCTCTGGCTATTGGAGTTATAAACATGGCTGAG GTGATGCAGCACCCAACGGAGGGTATGAGAGTCTTGGATCTTCACAGCAGCAGGAAGGAGCCCACTGTCCGCGTGGCTGAGATCAGCATCCTGTCCCTGTCCAGTCAGCCCATCGACCACGAGGAGGTGAACGTGCCGGCGCGGCCGAAGATCAAGGGCCTGG ATATGGACCGTTACTGGGAGGAAGAGGAGTACGAGGACAGCTACTCCTCAGAGCCAGAGGGAAGTGACGAGTGCCAGGGTCAG GACGTGGACGACGAGGAGGATGAGATCAGGAAACCAAAGAAGCTCGGCAGGAAGTTAATGCGCAGCACGTCTCTTAACCGGCAG CCAAATTTCAAGCAGAAGTTTGTATCGTTACTGAAGAGGTTCAAGGTGAATGACGAC CCTCTTGACACGGAGCACACATGTCGGGAGCCGGATGAGGAGGAGGAGCTGGGGCTATTGTACGACAGTCTGGACGAGTGCAACAACAGCGAGAGCGGCTTCGACATTGAGGACAACGACAGTGTCATGAGCACCCCGAAACCCACATTAAG ACGATATTTCGAGGGGATTTCGAACTCTGGATCCCAGACAGAGATCGGCAGCATTAACAGCCAGAAAGGGACCGACAAGACCTTCAGTGCA GATGCTGACGGTTTGCGAGTTCCAGGAACATCTCGATCTGAGGACGTTGACACCCGTCCTGCGATG GAAGGCAGTGATTCTGCCCCAGGGGGGGTCCTGGCTACCGATCTCACCACCTGGGACGGCGCAGAAAGGGTGCCACACCTGGGCATGCTTGGCAGGGCCGAGTCACAGATCATCATGTCTCCCAG ACAGGAAAACAAATTAACCCGCGGCCCTCGCAGCATCTCTATGAAGGATCGGCAGAGCTCCCGGGCCCAGAGTGACCGAGGAAGCAGCTTGGAAGGGGAGAGCTCCCCGGACTCTCGGCTCTGCAGCCAG GTGCCACGGAAGTCGGTGTTTGATGAACTGAACGAGATCCTGGGATCTGAACAGCATCTTCCAGACAGCATCGTCCTGCTCAGCACCTCCGAGTGGCAGGGGCAG TATCTCAACGAGCAGCTGAAGGGGAAGCTCATGACGGTGTCCACGTGTTCCTCGGCAGACGTTCAGGCTGCCTTCAGCGGCATCATTACTCGCATTCAGAGATA CTGTAACTGTAACTCTCTGATGCCGCCCCCGGTGAGGGTCCTGATTGCCGGGGATCAGAGTTATCTCAGCGTCATCCTCAGGTTCTTTGTGGAACAACTGGCCGGGAAAACGCCGGACTGGCTCAGCTACCTGCGCTTCCTCATTCTGCCACTAG GCCCTCACCCTGTGGCAAAGTACCTGGCCTCCATCGATAGTAAATACAGCTCCCTTTTCATGGATTTAGCGTGGAGGGACGTGTTTTGCCAAGCGGAGCCTCCCGCGTCAG ACCGTCTGGATGTGGCGGGACGAGTGTCGCAGTATCTGACCGGGGCGTCCGTCACGCACCAGCTCTCTATTTCTGAAGCAATGCTGACTTACCGGCAGCGGAG
- the LOC128482685 gene encoding phosphofurin acidic cluster sorting protein 2-like isoform X2 has protein sequence MMVDRGGGVLVGMTHPVNSLNLSGNGGSTLSALRGGNDAGVAGAVADTGGPSSLPVPMNLFATWEVDRCSPSCVPRLCSLTLKKLLVLKELDRDLSSVVIAVKLQGSKRVLRSNEYVLPPCGVMETELELSFSLQYPHFLKRDANKLQIMLQRRKRYKNRTILGYKSLAIGVINMAEVMQHPTEGMRVLDLHSSRKEPTVRVAEISILSLSSQPIDHEEVNVPARPKIKGLDMDRYWEEEEYEDSYSSEPEGSDECQGQDVDDEEDEIRKPKKLGRKLMRSTSLNRQPNFKQKFVSLLKRFKVNDDPLDTEHTCREPDEEEELGLLYDSLDECNNSESGFDIEDNDSVMSTPKPTLRRYFEGISNSGSQTEIGSINSQKGTDKTFSADADGLRVPGTSRSEDVDTRPAMEGSDSAPGGVLATDLTTWDGAERVPHLGMLGRAESQIIMSPRQENKLTRGPRSISMKDRQSSRAQSDRGSSLEGESSPDSRLCSQVPRKSVFDELNEILGSEQHLPDSIVLLSTSEWQGQYLNEQLKGKLMTVSTCSSADVQAAFSGIITRIQRYCNCNSLMPPPVRVLIAGDQSYLSVILRFFVEQLAGKTPDWLSYLRFLILPLGPHPVAKYLASIDSKYSSLFMDLAWRDVFCQAEPPASDRLDVAGRVSQYLTGASVTHQLSISEAMLTYRQRRKRSLYFDFYTRYCCPSYPLILSVFYCSSPSTLLMLPESLIHLQKALCPLLLARLWSCLCRSALAFPPASLAFLPHCSRLSLSSHLSHYCRPLTSDCVSGSLPSGSTLIC, from the exons ATGATGGTGGACAGAGGCGGAGGAGTTCTTGTCGGCATGACTCACCCCGTCAATTCGCTGAATCTGTCCGGCAATGGAGGGAGCACCTTGTCGGCACTCAGAGGAGGGAATGATGCTGGCGTGGCTGGCGCCGTGGCAGACACTGGAGGACCCAGCTCACTTCCTGTTCCTATGAACCTCTTTGCAACCTGGGAGGTGGACAGATGTTCCCCAAGTTGTGTTCCCAG ACTCTGCAGTCTGACCCTGAAGAAGCTCCTGGTTCTCAAAGAACTGGATCGTGACCTCAGCTCTGTCGTCATCGCTGTGAAATTACAG GGATCCAAGCGAGTCCTGCGCTCCAACGAGTATGTGCTGCCCCCTTGTGGTGTGATGGAGACAGAGCTGGAGCTGAGCTTCTCCCTGCAG TACCCGCACTTCTTAAAGCGAGATGCCAACAAGCTGCAGATCATGTTACAGAGGAGGAAGCGATACAAGAACCGCACCATCCTGGGGTACAAGTCTCTGGCTATTGGAGTTATAAACATGGCTGAG GTGATGCAGCACCCAACGGAGGGTATGAGAGTCTTGGATCTTCACAGCAGCAGGAAGGAGCCCACTGTCCGCGTGGCTGAGATCAGCATCCTGTCCCTGTCCAGTCAGCCCATCGACCACGAGGAGGTGAACGTGCCGGCGCGGCCGAAGATCAAGGGCCTGG ATATGGACCGTTACTGGGAGGAAGAGGAGTACGAGGACAGCTACTCCTCAGAGCCAGAGGGAAGTGACGAGTGCCAGGGTCAG GACGTGGACGACGAGGAGGATGAGATCAGGAAACCAAAGAAGCTCGGCAGGAAGTTAATGCGCAGCACGTCTCTTAACCGGCAG CCAAATTTCAAGCAGAAGTTTGTATCGTTACTGAAGAGGTTCAAGGTGAATGACGAC CCTCTTGACACGGAGCACACATGTCGGGAGCCGGATGAGGAGGAGGAGCTGGGGCTATTGTACGACAGTCTGGACGAGTGCAACAACAGCGAGAGCGGCTTCGACATTGAGGACAACGACAGTGTCATGAGCACCCCGAAACCCACATTAAG ACGATATTTCGAGGGGATTTCGAACTCTGGATCCCAGACAGAGATCGGCAGCATTAACAGCCAGAAAGGGACCGACAAGACCTTCAGTGCA GATGCTGACGGTTTGCGAGTTCCAGGAACATCTCGATCTGAGGACGTTGACACCCGTCCTGCGATG GAAGGCAGTGATTCTGCCCCAGGGGGGGTCCTGGCTACCGATCTCACCACCTGGGACGGCGCAGAAAGGGTGCCACACCTGGGCATGCTTGGCAGGGCCGAGTCACAGATCATCATGTCTCCCAG ACAGGAAAACAAATTAACCCGCGGCCCTCGCAGCATCTCTATGAAGGATCGGCAGAGCTCCCGGGCCCAGAGTGACCGAGGAAGCAGCTTGGAAGGGGAGAGCTCCCCGGACTCTCGGCTCTGCAGCCAG GTGCCACGGAAGTCGGTGTTTGATGAACTGAACGAGATCCTGGGATCTGAACAGCATCTTCCAGACAGCATCGTCCTGCTCAGCACCTCCGAGTGGCAGGGGCAG TATCTCAACGAGCAGCTGAAGGGGAAGCTCATGACGGTGTCCACGTGTTCCTCGGCAGACGTTCAGGCTGCCTTCAGCGGCATCATTACTCGCATTCAGAGATA CTGTAACTGTAACTCTCTGATGCCGCCCCCGGTGAGGGTCCTGATTGCCGGGGATCAGAGTTATCTCAGCGTCATCCTCAGGTTCTTTGTGGAACAACTGGCCGGGAAAACGCCGGACTGGCTCAGCTACCTGCGCTTCCTCATTCTGCCACTAG GCCCTCACCCTGTGGCAAAGTACCTGGCCTCCATCGATAGTAAATACAGCTCCCTTTTCATGGATTTAGCGTGGAGGGACGTGTTTTGCCAAGCGGAGCCTCCCGCGTCAG ACCGTCTGGATGTGGCGGGACGAGTGTCGCAGTATCTGACCGGGGCGTCCGTCACGCACCAGCTCTCTATTTCTGAAGCAATGCTGACTTACCGGCAGCGGAG GAAGAGAAGTCTTTACTTTGATTTTTATACCAGGTACTGTTGCCCCTCGTACCCTCTAATACTCTCCGTCTTCTACTGCTCATCACCCTCTACCCTACTAATGTTGCCTGAATCGCTCATCCATCTCCAGAAAGCCCTGTGTCCCCTGCTGCTTGCCAGGCTTTGGTCCTGCTTGTGCCGGTCTGCACTTGCCTTTCCCCCAGCATCTCTTGCCTTCCTGCCCCACTGCTCACGTCTCTCTCTGTCCTCCCATTTGAGTCATTACTGTCGTCCCCTCACATCCGACTGTGTTTCAGGCTCATTGCCATCTGGCTCCACATTGATCTGTTGA